Proteins encoded in a region of the Candidatus Zixiibacteriota bacterium genome:
- a CDS encoding phosphopentomutase: MKLSRVIVIVLDGCGIGEAPDSEAFGDSGSNTIANTARAVGGLDCPNLGRLGLGHLSDIAGMTPDKEPLGCYGTMREQAAGKDSTSGHWELMGVTLRRPLPTYSDGFPSSIIDAFVESTGRRVVGNCPASGTEIIAQWGKRHIETGELIVYTSADSVFQIAAHEEIVPVEELYRCCRVARRILNGPHAVGRVIARPFVGESGHFTRTERRRDFSLEPPEPTMLDLLMTMGVPTIGIGKIDDLFAGRGLSVKIHTHDNLDGMSRTLSALRDHPRGLIFTNLVEFDMTWGHRNDPHGFAAALRGFDRQLGTCLPILNADDALFIVADHGCDPTTPSTDHSRELVPLLAYGPGLRRGVDLGCRDTYADLAATIGEVFGVPHRAAATSFLGDIIPRIAEAE; encoded by the coding sequence ATGAAACTGAGTCGGGTTATCGTCATTGTGCTGGACGGCTGCGGCATCGGCGAGGCGCCCGATTCCGAGGCATTCGGCGACTCCGGTTCCAACACGATCGCCAATACCGCCCGTGCTGTCGGCGGTCTGGACTGCCCCAATCTGGGGCGGCTCGGTCTGGGACATCTCAGCGACATCGCGGGCATGACCCCGGACAAAGAGCCATTGGGCTGCTACGGCACGATGCGGGAACAGGCGGCGGGCAAGGACTCGACCTCCGGGCACTGGGAATTGATGGGCGTCACGTTGCGTCGGCCGCTGCCGACCTATTCGGACGGCTTTCCATCGAGTATCATCGATGCGTTCGTCGAGTCGACCGGGCGCCGGGTCGTCGGCAATTGCCCCGCCTCGGGGACCGAAATCATCGCCCAGTGGGGGAAGCGACACATCGAGACCGGAGAGCTGATCGTCTACACATCTGCGGATTCGGTCTTTCAAATCGCCGCCCATGAGGAGATTGTTCCAGTCGAGGAATTGTATCGATGCTGCCGTGTGGCGCGCCGGATTCTCAACGGTCCCCACGCCGTGGGGCGTGTGATCGCGCGTCCGTTTGTCGGTGAGTCGGGACACTTCACACGCACAGAGCGACGCCGAGATTTTTCGCTGGAGCCCCCGGAACCGACGATGCTCGACCTCCTGATGACGATGGGTGTCCCGACCATCGGGATCGGGAAAATCGATGATCTGTTTGCCGGACGCGGGCTATCGGTCAAGATTCACACGCATGACAACCTCGACGGTATGAGCCGGACGCTGTCGGCATTGCGGGATCACCCGCGCGGGCTCATATTCACCAACCTGGTGGAGTTCGATATGACTTGGGGACACCGCAATGATCCGCACGGTTTTGCCGCCGCATTGCGGGGTTTTGACCGGCAGCTTGGCACGTGTCTTCCGATCTTGAACGCAGATGACGCACTCTTCATCGTTGCCGATCACGGCTGCGACCCGACAACCCCGTCGACCGATCACTCCCGCGAACTGGTGCCGTTGCTTGCCTATGGACCCGGCCTGAGACGCGGTGTTGATCTGGGTTGTCGCGATACGTATGCGGATCTGGCGGCCACGATCGGGGAAGTCTTCGGAGTTCCCCACAGAGCGGCGGCGACCAGTTTCCTGGGCGACATCATCCCCCGAATTGCTGAAGCCGAATGA
- a CDS encoding cytidine deaminase — MLIPADRLSELETRAIALARMAQEWAHAPYSNKLVGAAVITAAGSIFTGCNVENLAGELGVCAERNAIGAAIAAGHRDFSTVVVIAPDERLWPPCNLCRPVIVEFSANPSVLLISGESIWRARFTELGDRPFSADGNRPNA, encoded by the coding sequence ATGTTGATACCGGCCGACCGACTGAGCGAACTGGAGACACGCGCCATCGCGTTGGCGCGCATGGCGCAGGAATGGGCGCATGCCCCGTACTCGAACAAACTCGTCGGCGCCGCTGTGATAACTGCTGCGGGATCGATCTTCACCGGCTGCAATGTTGAGAATCTGGCCGGAGAACTCGGAGTGTGCGCCGAACGCAATGCCATCGGAGCGGCAATCGCCGCCGGTCATCGTGACTTCAGCACCGTTGTGGTGATCGCGCCCGATGAGCGCCTGTGGCCGCCCTGCAATCTCTGCCGTCCGGTGATCGTTGAGTTTTCCGCCAATCCCTCGGTTCTTCTGATCAGCGGCGAGTCGATCTGGCGCGCACGATTCACCGAATTGGGCGATCGCCCGTTTTCCGCCGACGGGAACAGACCGAACGCATGA
- a CDS encoding EutN/CcmL family microcompartment protein encodes MKLGFVAGTLWNGRQHAALDGAKLLVVRFVDRDLKPTDDYAICADAVGAGVGEWVLTVAGSSARLTERTRRTATDNSIVGIVDQLDIDSAYRYVSKR; translated from the coding sequence ATGAAACTGGGATTTGTCGCCGGAACGCTGTGGAACGGCCGTCAGCATGCCGCGCTCGATGGCGCCAAATTGCTGGTCGTGCGCTTTGTTGATCGCGATTTGAAGCCGACCGACGACTATGCCATCTGCGCCGACGCGGTCGGGGCCGGTGTGGGGGAGTGGGTCTTGACCGTGGCCGGTTCGTCGGCGCGACTGACCGAGCGCACGCGACGTACTGCGACCGACAACTCCATCGTCGGAATCGTCGACCAACTCGACATCGATTCAGCGTATCGATATGTCAGCAAGCGCTAA
- the deoC gene encoding deoxyribose-phosphate aldolase: protein MSASAKTVPSRRVLITAADLKGVSDRLLVPINAIITPSAHDQAAQSGITIIREQRVTAPLTVKPGRPTRTVTSVARVIDHTNLSPLATRDDIASLCGEARDYRFASVCVSPPHVSGAASETRGTDVAVCSVVAFPLGAHDSQLKASEALECVKSGAREIDMVANSGLLHSGELRAYYDDIALVRRAIGREIKLKVIIEAPLLDECDIVRAGVLAAEAGADFIKTSTGVYSQARATDVHLLKRALGSRVQIKAAGGIRDAQSACAMLDAGADRLGTSSSIAIMWELGAR, encoded by the coding sequence ATGTCAGCAAGCGCTAAAACCGTCCCATCGCGACGCGTGCTCATCACGGCCGCCGATTTGAAAGGTGTGTCAGACCGGCTGCTTGTTCCGATCAACGCGATTATCACACCGTCCGCGCACGACCAGGCCGCCCAATCCGGTATCACCATCATCCGTGAACAGCGCGTGACTGCTCCGTTGACCGTCAAGCCGGGCCGCCCGACACGCACTGTGACCAGTGTCGCACGTGTCATCGATCATACGAATCTGTCACCTTTGGCGACGCGTGACGACATCGCCTCGCTGTGCGGCGAGGCACGGGATTACCGGTTCGCGTCAGTCTGCGTCAGCCCGCCCCACGTTTCGGGGGCGGCATCTGAGACGCGTGGTACCGATGTCGCCGTCTGCTCCGTGGTGGCATTTCCATTGGGCGCGCATGATTCACAACTCAAGGCATCGGAAGCGCTGGAGTGTGTCAAATCGGGCGCGCGCGAAATCGACATGGTCGCCAACAGCGGGCTTTTGCATTCGGGCGAACTTCGCGCCTACTACGATGACATCGCCCTCGTCCGCCGGGCGATTGGCCGCGAAATCAAACTGAAAGTCATCATCGAAGCGCCGTTGCTCGATGAGTGCGACATCGTGCGTGCGGGTGTGCTGGCGGCCGAGGCGGGCGCTGATTTCATAAAGACTTCAACCGGAGTGTATTCACAGGCGCGCGCGACCGACGTCCACTTGCTCAAACGCGCGCTCGGTTCGCGTGTCCAGATCAAAGCCGCCGGGGGCATCCGCGATGCCCAATCCGCCTGCGCCATGCTCGATGCGGGGGCTGACCGTCTGGGCACGTCGTCGTCGATTGCGATTATGTGGGAGTTGGGGGCGAGATAG
- a CDS encoding PBP1A family penicillin-binding protein, translated as MRRRRSLWTRASFVWPVVIVLFLVAGWITVTLVRYAGELPPIEAVYNIEPRLVTRVYDRDDNPVHEFYTERRVLVPYESMPPQLTRALLATEDREFYDHWGVRWQAIMRAVVINFLKGQRAQGGSTISQQLARQLFLTPEKTVQRKIKEWMMALKLERTYAKDEILEMYLNHNYYGSGAYGIQAASMTYFGKDASELTLPECAVLIGLLPAPSLYSPKRNPELALKRRNVVYRSLLTVGDIDQATFDSLKILPVELNEKTVLASQGDYYAEEVRRYIEKTYGTDALYTEGWSIYTTIDTALQRVAEEVIHVRLDSLRAVAEARHPADDPIYTYLIRDTATGEMVRVRKQLQAAVTVIDNETGGVLAMVGGYDFKESQFNRVTQALRQPGSAFKPFVLTAAVEAGFKPSDTIYDSPIVMNIPGTEKEWAPNNFDRQFKGPITIRQGYMESRNLIAIKLLLKLDVRRAVFWAEQMGITTPMKPVPSLAIGSSEVTLYDLTAAYTTFPNRGIRTRPVLIRKIVDRFGRVIEDHTNPEREEVLSSPNAYVVLHVLKSVMDGPTGTGRGARTRGFTRPCAGKSGTSNEYMDNWFLGSTPQVTCGAWVGYDLKTPIGGYHTGTGSATALPIWTEIMKFATRDLPPSDFPVPDGVILTTVCDESNRRASDQCHRVHEEVYLDSADTMEVCPLHDPGANRRKRRI; from the coding sequence ATGCGCCGGCGGCGTTCGCTGTGGACGCGCGCGTCGTTCGTGTGGCCGGTGGTGATTGTTCTGTTTCTGGTCGCGGGGTGGATCACGGTCACGCTTGTCCGTTACGCGGGCGAGCTGCCGCCGATCGAGGCGGTCTACAACATTGAGCCGCGTCTGGTGACACGGGTCTACGACCGCGACGACAACCCGGTCCATGAGTTCTACACCGAGCGCCGTGTCCTGGTCCCGTATGAGAGCATGCCCCCGCAGTTGACACGGGCGCTGTTGGCCACCGAGGACCGCGAGTTCTACGATCACTGGGGCGTGCGCTGGCAGGCGATCATGCGCGCGGTGGTCATCAATTTCCTGAAGGGGCAACGCGCCCAGGGCGGTTCGACGATCTCGCAGCAATTGGCGCGCCAGTTGTTCCTGACCCCGGAGAAGACGGTCCAACGCAAGATCAAAGAGTGGATGATGGCGCTCAAGCTGGAGCGCACTTACGCCAAAGATGAAATCCTCGAGATGTATTTGAATCACAACTACTACGGATCCGGCGCCTACGGCATCCAGGCCGCTTCGATGACGTACTTCGGCAAGGATGCATCGGAATTGACGCTGCCGGAGTGCGCGGTGCTGATCGGCCTTTTGCCCGCGCCGTCGTTGTATTCGCCCAAACGAAATCCCGAACTGGCGCTCAAGCGCCGCAATGTCGTATACCGCTCGCTTCTGACGGTCGGCGACATCGATCAGGCGACGTTCGATTCATTAAAGATTTTACCCGTCGAACTCAATGAGAAGACCGTCCTCGCATCGCAGGGCGATTACTACGCCGAGGAAGTGCGCCGTTACATCGAGAAGACATACGGGACCGATGCCCTGTACACGGAGGGATGGTCGATCTACACGACGATCGACACGGCGCTGCAGCGTGTCGCCGAAGAGGTGATTCACGTCCGTCTCGATTCGCTGCGTGCGGTTGCTGAAGCGCGGCATCCCGCCGACGATCCGATCTATACGTATCTGATTCGCGATACCGCGACCGGCGAGATGGTGCGTGTGCGCAAGCAGCTTCAGGCCGCGGTCACGGTCATCGACAACGAGACAGGCGGCGTGCTGGCGATGGTCGGCGGCTACGACTTCAAGGAGAGCCAGTTTAATCGTGTGACGCAGGCGCTACGCCAGCCCGGCTCGGCATTCAAGCCGTTCGTGCTGACCGCCGCCGTTGAAGCGGGATTTAAGCCCTCCGACACGATTTACGATTCGCCGATCGTGATGAACATTCCGGGCACGGAAAAAGAATGGGCGCCGAACAACTTCGACCGGCAGTTCAAGGGGCCGATCACGATCCGGCAGGGATACATGGAGTCGCGCAACCTGATCGCGATCAAGCTGCTGCTCAAGCTCGACGTGCGTCGGGCGGTCTTCTGGGCCGAGCAGATGGGAATTACGACGCCGATGAAGCCGGTGCCGTCGTTGGCGATCGGCAGCTCTGAGGTCACGCTGTACGATCTGACCGCCGCGTACACGACATTTCCTAATCGGGGCATCCGCACACGGCCGGTGCTGATCCGTAAGATCGTCGACCGGTTCGGACGCGTCATTGAGGACCACACGAATCCCGAGCGCGAAGAAGTGCTCTCATCTCCCAATGCATACGTCGTTTTGCACGTGCTCAAATCGGTCATGGATGGCCCCACCGGGACAGGACGGGGCGCGCGTACGAGAGGGTTTACACGCCCCTGCGCCGGAAAAAGCGGCACCTCGAACGAGTACATGGACAATTGGTTTCTGGGCTCCACGCCACAGGTGACGTGCGGAGCCTGGGTCGGTTACGATCTGAAGACGCCGATCGGCGGGTACCACACCGGCACCGGATCGGCGACCGCCCTGCCGATCTGGACCGAGATCATGAAGTTCGCCACGCGCGATCTGCCGCCGAGCGACTTTCCTGTCCCCGACGGCGTCATCCTGACCACGGTCTGCGATGAATCGAATCGCCGCGCGTCGGACCAATGCCACCGCGTACACGAGGAAGTGTATCTGGATTCGGCCGACACGATGGAAGTCTGTCCCCTGCATGATCCCGGCGCGAATCGGCGGAAAAGACGGATCTGA
- the tyrS gene encoding tyrosine--tRNA ligase: MAMRPVKEQLAIIRSGTVEVIPEDELERKLRRAVSENRPLRVKQGFDPTAPDIHLGHTVGLRKLKQFQDLGHQIVLIVGDYTGMVGDPSGCSSTRPQLTQADVLRNAETYQNQFFKILDRGKTEVRRNGEWFAKMSFVEIMHLASRVTVARILERDDFEKRYRGGDPVSIHELFYPLMQAYDSVAIKADIEIGGNEQKFNLLTGRQIQQDYGVEPQVILTLPILIGTDGQLRMSKSTGNYIGVDEPPDTIFGKTMSIPDDLIVSYFELVTDSTLERIDEVKQSLRSGANPRDLKLELARTLVRMYHGEAAAKSARDGFIRQFSERQVPHEIEQTAIISSETHLPLSRIMVEAGAAKSTSESKRKIEQGGVRIMYDDGDSADFTSFTDPQGTIGTDRPFVLNVGKRFFKRIAFSRE; this comes from the coding sequence ATGGCGATGCGGCCGGTCAAAGAACAATTGGCGATCATTCGTTCCGGGACCGTCGAGGTCATCCCGGAGGATGAGCTCGAACGCAAACTCAGACGCGCCGTCTCCGAGAATCGACCGCTGCGGGTCAAACAAGGATTCGATCCGACCGCACCCGACATCCACCTGGGGCACACGGTCGGTCTGCGCAAGCTCAAACAGTTCCAGGACCTGGGACATCAGATCGTTCTGATCGTCGGCGATTACACCGGCATGGTCGGTGATCCGTCGGGCTGTTCCTCGACACGCCCGCAACTGACCCAAGCCGATGTGCTCCGCAATGCGGAAACGTACCAGAATCAATTCTTCAAGATTCTCGACCGCGGCAAGACCGAGGTGCGTCGCAATGGCGAGTGGTTCGCGAAGATGTCGTTCGTCGAGATCATGCACCTGGCATCGCGCGTGACCGTCGCGCGCATCCTCGAACGCGACGATTTCGAAAAACGCTACCGCGGCGGTGATCCGGTGTCGATCCATGAACTGTTCTATCCGCTTATGCAGGCCTACGATTCGGTCGCGATCAAAGCCGACATCGAAATCGGCGGCAATGAACAAAAGTTCAATCTGCTCACCGGACGGCAGATTCAGCAGGATTATGGCGTCGAGCCGCAAGTGATCCTCACGTTGCCGATCCTGATCGGCACCGATGGGCAACTGCGCATGAGCAAGTCGACCGGCAACTATATCGGTGTCGATGAGCCGCCCGACACCATCTTCGGCAAAACAATGTCGATTCCCGATGATCTCATCGTGTCTTACTTCGAATTGGTCACCGACTCCACGTTGGAGCGGATCGACGAGGTGAAACAATCGCTGCGGTCGGGCGCCAATCCCCGCGACCTGAAGCTCGAGTTGGCCCGAACGCTTGTGCGGATGTATCACGGCGAGGCGGCGGCGAAGAGCGCCCGTGACGGGTTCATCCGACAGTTTTCCGAGCGGCAGGTGCCGCACGAGATCGAGCAGACTGCCATCATCTCGTCGGAGACGCACCTGCCGCTGTCGCGGATCATGGTCGAGGCGGGCGCCGCCAAAAGCACCAGCGAATCCAAACGCAAAATCGAGCAGGGCGGAGTCCGCATCATGTATGATGACGGAGACAGCGCCGATTTCACCTCATTCACCGACCCGCAGGGCACGATCGGCACCGACCGGCCGTTTGTCCTGAACGTGGGCAAACGCTTCTTTAAGCGGATCGCATTCTCCAGGGAATAA
- the prfB gene encoding peptide chain release factor 2 (programmed frameshift), translating into MEGLDTINEKLERLRRFLDIDGLRRQIADLEEQSGSSQFWNDGQAARSTLKQLSRAKFWVVRYDSLQQRLQDTATLWDLSEEEADQSARDEASSEAAKLTGDVRTFEFQSLLSGEDDQNDCLITIHSGAGGTESCDWAEMLLRMYTRWIERRGFSYDTLDYTPGDEAGVRSVTLEVQGDFSYGHLKAEVGVHRLVRISPFDANKRRHTSFASVFVIPEAGEEVVIEIKDEDLRVDTYRASGAGGQHVNKTSSAVRITHIPTNIVVQCQTERSQRQNREAAMKVLRARLYQLEKEKADAKKAEMAKAKKKIEWGSQIRSYVFQPYQMVKDHRTGVETSNVQAVMDGDIDDFIEGFLSHGQAGVMTVPQAES; encoded by the exons ATGGAAGGTCTCGACACAATCAACGAAAAGCTCGAACGGCTGCGGAGGTTCCTT GACATTGATGGTCTGCGCCGACAGATCGCCGACCTCGAAGAGCAAAGTGGATCGAGCCAATTCTGGAACGATGGCCAGGCCGCGCGCAGCACGTTGAAGCAGCTCTCGCGCGCTAAGTTTTGGGTCGTCCGCTACGATTCGTTGCAGCAGCGCCTGCAGGACACCGCAACCCTCTGGGACCTCTCCGAGGAGGAAGCGGACCAATCCGCCAGGGACGAAGCATCCTCCGAGGCCGCCAAACTCACCGGGGATGTCCGCACATTCGAGTTTCAATCGCTGCTCTCCGGCGAAGACGACCAAAACGACTGCCTGATCACGATCCATTCCGGCGCGGGCGGGACCGAATCATGCGACTGGGCCGAGATGCTCCTGCGCATGTACACGCGGTGGATCGAGCGTCGCGGCTTCAGCTACGACACGCTCGACTACACTCCCGGTGATGAAGCCGGAGTCCGATCGGTCACGCTCGAAGTGCAGGGCGATTTCTCCTATGGACACTTGAAGGCCGAGGTCGGCGTGCATCGGCTGGTCCGCATCTCGCCATTCGACGCCAACAAGCGCCGTCACACGTCATTCGCGTCGGTCTTTGTCATCCCCGAGGCCGGGGAAGAAGTCGTCATCGAGATCAAGGATGAGGATTTGCGCGTCGACACGTACCGCGCCTCCGGCGCAGGCGGCCAACATGTCAACAAGACCTCATCGGCCGTGCGCATCACGCACATCCCGACCAACATCGTTGTGCAATGCCAGACCGAACGCTCGCAGCGCCAGAATCGCGAAGCGGCGATGAAAGTCCTGCGCGCGCGGCTCTATCAGCTCGAGAAAGAAAAGGCCGACGCCAAGAAAGCCGAGATGGCGAAAGCCAAGAAAAAGATTGAGTGGGGCAGTCAGATTCGTTCTTATGTCTTTCAGCCCTACCAGATGGTGAAGGATCACCGCACCGGCGTGGAGACATCGAATGTGCAGGCGGTCATGGACGGCGACATCGACGATTTCATCGAAGGGTTCCTCAGCCACGGACAGGCCGGAGTCATGACTGTCCCGCAGGCGGAATCGTAA
- the pta gene encoding phosphate acetyltransferase has protein sequence MSHTAPSSLDEEATDNMMNPLQHIRERARRIKARIVLPEGTDPRVIMAARSLASEEIAQVTLLGDERAVRQAAEAEHLSLRKVTIIDPALSPQLAEYAAELRKLRPDQFPTDDTARTQAADILWYGALMVRTGAADGMVGGAAHTTSDLLRAALRVVGLAPGIKTVSGYFFMVFPRFNDELNKVFIFADSGVVPDPDAAQLADIAISSAGAYRLLTGDEPRVALLSFSTKGSAKHPMLDKITEALSLIRRRDSALICDGELQLDAALVPSVARSKDPDGMIAGKANVLIFPDLNSGNIAYKLAERMAGAKAVGPLLSGLAKPVNDLSRGCSAEDIVNAVAVAAVTSRPGR, from the coding sequence ATGTCGCACACAGCACCATCGTCACTGGATGAAGAGGCGACCGACAATATGATGAATCCCCTGCAACACATCCGCGAGCGGGCGCGACGGATCAAAGCGCGCATCGTCCTGCCCGAGGGGACCGATCCCCGCGTGATCATGGCCGCGCGATCGCTCGCGTCCGAAGAAATCGCGCAGGTCACGTTGCTGGGCGATGAACGCGCTGTTCGTCAAGCCGCCGAAGCCGAACACTTGTCTCTGCGCAAAGTGACCATCATCGATCCGGCGTTGTCGCCGCAATTGGCCGAGTATGCCGCCGAACTGCGCAAGCTGCGTCCCGACCAATTCCCGACCGACGACACGGCGCGCACACAAGCGGCCGACATCCTCTGGTATGGAGCGCTCATGGTGCGCACCGGCGCGGCCGATGGCATGGTCGGCGGTGCGGCGCACACCACCAGCGATCTGTTGCGCGCGGCGCTGCGGGTGGTCGGGCTGGCGCCGGGGATCAAGACCGTGTCGGGATACTTCTTCATGGTCTTCCCGCGATTCAACGACGAACTCAACAAGGTCTTCATCTTCGCCGACTCGGGTGTGGTGCCCGATCCCGATGCCGCGCAGCTTGCCGACATTGCGATTTCCTCGGCGGGTGCGTATCGATTGCTCACCGGCGATGAACCGCGTGTGGCGCTGCTCTCGTTTTCGACCAAAGGCTCAGCGAAACATCCGATGCTCGACAAGATCACCGAGGCGCTCTCGCTGATCCGTCGGCGCGATTCGGCGCTAATCTGCGATGGCGAGTTGCAGCTTGATGCGGCGCTTGTCCCCTCGGTGGCGCGCAGCAAAGACCCCGACGGCATGATTGCGGGCAAGGCCAATGTCCTGATCTTCCCCGACTTGAACTCCGGCAACATCGCCTACAAACTCGCCGAACGGATGGCGGGCGCCAAGGCGGTCGGCCCGCTCTTGTCGGGTCTGGCCAAACCGGTCAACGATCTCTCGCGCGGCTGCTCCGCCGAAGACATCGTCAACGCCGTCGCCGTCGCCGCGGTGACCTCCCGGCCCGGGCGATAG
- a CDS encoding FAD:protein FMN transferase has product MTRRRFVALGAMSALGALIPAPLRRLVEIPGDRYSDLLWSMGGWNLIEVRAHTSDGAAAAISVAKDAIRQIDRTFSVFDRRSKLSRINHDRGCHVAIDDQSILNGIAAALRWASASAGAFDPTVEPLMRRWGFREGIDRAVDGNQSSSCDHRAIELDLARVCLRRETPQLQLDSGGWAKGWAAGLAAQAALRHGAVEALVNCGGDIARAVAHGNPEWTCGIRNPAGTRHEIVARVRHIFPAAATSGDYENYRLDDHNRRIGHLMDPRSRRPAITDLFSATVFAHDALAADAMASALFVMGSARATRWLSAHPDFAAVLITDADSGTGLRIQAIGPIDLTAVPLPRG; this is encoded by the coding sequence ATGACACGACGGCGCTTTGTCGCGCTCGGTGCGATGTCGGCCCTCGGCGCGCTGATCCCGGCGCCTCTTCGGCGGCTTGTCGAGATTCCCGGCGACAGGTACTCAGACCTTCTGTGGTCTATGGGGGGCTGGAACCTGATCGAGGTGCGCGCACACACTTCGGACGGGGCCGCCGCCGCGATCTCCGTGGCCAAGGACGCCATCCGGCAAATCGATCGGACCTTCTCGGTCTTCGACCGCCGTTCCAAACTCTCTCGGATCAATCACGACCGTGGATGTCACGTAGCCATCGACGATCAATCCATTCTCAACGGCATCGCGGCGGCGCTGCGCTGGGCGTCGGCGTCGGCAGGTGCCTTCGACCCCACAGTCGAACCGCTCATGAGGCGCTGGGGATTTCGCGAAGGCATCGACCGCGCCGTCGACGGCAATCAATCATCGTCATGCGATCATCGGGCAATCGAACTGGATCTGGCGCGGGTATGCCTGCGGCGCGAGACACCCCAATTGCAACTGGATTCGGGCGGCTGGGCGAAGGGATGGGCGGCCGGATTGGCCGCACAGGCCGCGCTCCGCCACGGTGCGGTCGAGGCGCTGGTCAACTGCGGCGGCGATATCGCGCGTGCCGTTGCGCACGGCAACCCGGAGTGGACCTGCGGCATACGCAACCCGGCGGGCACGCGGCACGAAATTGTAGCCCGGGTCCGCCATATATTCCCGGCCGCGGCGACATCGGGTGACTATGAAAACTACCGGCTCGACGACCACAACAGGCGCATCGGCCATCTGATGGATCCCCGATCACGCCGACCGGCAATCACCGATTTGTTCTCGGCGACCGTCTTCGCTCATGATGCCCTCGCGGCCGATGCGATGGCGTCGGCGCTGTTTGTGATGGGCTCCGCCCGGGCCACGCGCTGGCTTTCGGCGCATCCAGATTTCGCGGCCGTTCTCATCACCGATGCCGATTCGGGCACTGGCCTCCGCATTCAGGCGATCGGTCCGATCGATTTGACCGCCGTGCCCTTGCCGCGCGGGTAA
- a CDS encoding FMN-binding protein, translating to MPILVILLVPMSCPRGYAQEPTEDEIGTVQVLTSEEHALAAIFPDADSAHPGVIALDSIRREALRALLGRHVRDSAFVYFDVFAQGRRAGTAVIAEERGKYRPITFMAGVDTALRIVDARVLVYRESRGGEVQRTRFLKQYRGKSLNDPIRINRDIINITGATISVNALNAGIRKVLAVAALLHPPATGEGGP from the coding sequence GTGCCCATCCTCGTGATTTTGCTCGTTCCGATGTCCTGCCCGCGCGGATACGCGCAGGAGCCGACAGAAGACGAAATCGGTACTGTGCAGGTTCTCACTTCGGAGGAGCATGCCCTGGCGGCGATCTTTCCCGATGCCGATTCCGCTCATCCCGGCGTTATTGCCCTCGATTCCATCCGCCGTGAGGCGTTACGCGCGTTGCTGGGCCGACATGTGCGTGACTCCGCGTTCGTCTATTTTGATGTCTTTGCGCAGGGACGACGTGCAGGAACAGCCGTCATCGCCGAGGAACGCGGCAAATACCGCCCCATCACCTTCATGGCCGGCGTTGATACCGCGCTGCGAATCGTTGATGCCCGCGTGCTGGTCTACCGTGAGAGCCGGGGGGGAGAGGTGCAGCGCACGCGCTTTCTGAAACAGTATCGGGGCAAGTCCCTCAACGACCCGATCCGCATCAACCGCGACATCATCAACATCACCGGCGCGACCATCTCGGTCAATGCGCTCAATGCCGGAATCCGCAAAGTCCTGGCGGTCGCGGCCCTCCTGCATCCGCCGGCAACGGGGGAGGGGGGGCCATGA